The following are encoded in a window of Streptomyces sp. Go-475 genomic DNA:
- a CDS encoding serpin family protein, with product MGVAMSTVHAVNGLTVRWAGVSQSGTVFSAAGVWPLLAHLADGAEGAARAELAEALGLPAGQAAEAARELLAAMGAMRGLDTALRLWTKRTLELRGEWEAGLPADTHGVLTGDPVADHQALDAWTVKRTDGLIDRMPVTLTEDTQMVLASALTLRTQWLSPFHEMELETAYEPWAARPRLGLWRSSAVLDRVGLADTPGGYVTELKVLGNNALDVHLLLGDVGMKPGQVLGAGVGILAGRYAVLPGPRLPYGDVGPGLRVEKVRCSRPEPPSLEVTTAAYDMSASHDLLKLHGLFGLTTARDSSRGHFPGISDFPLAIGSAEQNTRAKFGALGFEAAAVTAFSAVPGGLPDLRYVTTQISATFDRPFGFLALHRHTRLVLAAGWVTDPLPFPEY from the coding sequence ATGGGAGTGGCGATGAGTACGGTCCACGCGGTGAACGGGTTGACCGTGCGGTGGGCGGGTGTCTCGCAGAGCGGCACGGTGTTCTCGGCGGCTGGGGTGTGGCCGCTGCTGGCTCACCTGGCCGACGGAGCCGAGGGCGCCGCGCGGGCCGAGCTGGCGGAGGCCCTCGGGCTTCCTGCCGGGCAAGCGGCGGAAGCAGCACGCGAGTTGCTCGCCGCGATGGGCGCCATGCGGGGACTGGACACAGCTCTGAGGCTGTGGACGAAGCGCACGCTGGAGTTGAGGGGGGAGTGGGAGGCGGGCCTGCCGGCCGACACCCACGGGGTGCTCACCGGGGACCCCGTGGCCGACCACCAGGCGCTGGACGCCTGGACGGTGAAACGGACCGACGGGCTGATCGACCGTATGCCGGTCACGCTGACCGAGGACACGCAGATGGTGCTGGCGAGCGCGCTGACCTTGCGCACGCAGTGGCTGAGCCCCTTCCACGAAATGGAACTGGAGACGGCGTACGAGCCGTGGGCCGCCAGGCCGCGGCTGGGGCTGTGGCGCTCCAGTGCCGTGCTGGACCGGGTCGGGCTGGCGGACACACCAGGCGGATACGTCACCGAGCTGAAGGTGCTGGGGAACAACGCCCTGGACGTACACCTGCTGCTCGGTGACGTAGGAATGAAGCCGGGGCAGGTGCTGGGAGCCGGAGTCGGCATCCTCGCGGGCCGGTACGCGGTCCTGCCGGGGCCGCGGCTGCCCTACGGGGACGTGGGCCCCGGCCTGCGGGTCGAGAAGGTGCGCTGCAGCCGGCCCGAGCCGCCGTCGCTGGAGGTGACGACCGCGGCGTACGACATGAGCGCGAGCCACGATCTGCTGAAGCTGCACGGGTTGTTCGGGCTCACGACGGCACGGGACTCCTCGCGCGGGCATTTCCCCGGCATCAGCGACTTCCCGCTCGCCATCGGGTCGGCCGAGCAGAACACCAGGGCGAAGTTCGGCGCGCTGGGTTTCGAGGCCGCCGCGGTGACGGCGTTCAGCGCCGTCCCCGGAGGCCTGCCCGACCTCCGCTACGTCACCACCCAGATCAGCGCCACCTTCGACCGGCCCTTCGGCTTCCTCGCCCTGCATCGCCATACGCGGCTCGTGCTGGCGGCGGGCTGGGTCACGGATCCGTTGCCGTTCCCCGAGTATTGA